The region ccttcgcactcgctgcacgcagcagggctggccactccttccttccgtgtcccgccctcgcctgacgttacgttacgtcaggcgagggcgggacacggaaggaaggagtggcctgccctgctgcttgcggcgagtgcgaaggtgaaaggaagcggttaagaggttagttccgggagcgattgagggcagggggagccgccgatcgagggggggagctggcgatctcgggtggggggggggtgaccccatgtttccccgaaaaataaggcctcccctgctaggtcttattttcgggggaggccttatattttcaaattgcagcaagacctctactaggtcttactttcggaggatgtcctattttcggggaaacacagtaTAAGTGCTAAATGTTAAAATGCAAAATTTGAGGACTACAAAGAGCTCTTCCTTAATGTAAATCTGAGGTGTCATCTATTAGTTTGTTGAGTTTATTCTGCTTTATGTATTTTTTTGGCTGTGTAGTTCCTAATGTTGAATTTGATTTAGGCTCACAATAACATGATTTCATTGTTACCTCGTCAGTGTTAATTCATTTGATGTGcaatatttctttgtttttcattGCCTTGTCATTAatttgctttgtgtgtgtgttttttttccctgcaGTTTGCTCTTTGCTGTTCATCATTAAAACAATTCCTTAGTTGGATCTAGAGTCTGCACTCCATGATTTGAAATCGGGGACAGCCCAGGAACTCTGAAATGAAGATGGAGGCAGTTGGGAAAGTGGAAGAATTCCTTGACTCTGAAACACCACTTAAAATCTCTGAACAGAATGAGAGTGCTCAGACAGGAGAGAGGCCTCTACAACTAGAGATGGACAACCAAAAAGATGGGGTGCAGGCTGTAACGGATTCTACAGTGCTTTCAATGCCCTGCTTATTAATGGAACTTAGAAGAGACTCTTCAGAGTCTCAGTTAGCTTCTACAGAGAGTGACAAACCAACCACTGGCCAGGTCTATGAGAGTGACTCTTCAAACCATTGTATGCTTTCCCCATCTTCCAGTGGGCATTTGGCTGACTCTGACACATTGTCTTCTGCCGAAGAAAATGAACCCTGTCAGACAGAAGCTGCAATAACAGGAGACCCAACTGGAGTGTCAGGAGCTGCTGTTGGACGAAAATCTCGAAGGTCCAGATCTGAGAGTGAAACATCAACCATGGCTGCTAAGAAGAACCGACAGTCCAATGACAAGCAGAATGGGAGAGTTGCCAAGGTCAAGGGTCATCGGAGTCAGAAACACAAAGAACGAATTCGCTTATTGAGGCAGAAGCGTGAGGCGGCATCAAAGAAGAAATACAACCTGCTGCAGGACAGCAGTACAAGTGACAGTGACCTGACTTGTGACTCCAGCACCAGTTCTTCTGACGATGACGAAGAGGTGTCGGGAAGCAGCAAGACAATCACAGCAGACATACCAGGTAGAGAACATTTCTTGCAGATGTTGGAATAGAGCAATTGGTTGCAGAGCtagctaactttttttttctttttatctgttCAGTAGCTTAGTAGATGAAATGAATGTTTGGTAGTGCAGTGTTATgattattaaaatttaaaatatgaTTTTGCAACAAAAGTACAGGTAattggaaaaatattttgaagaaaaGTGCATAATTGTTCTACTTGTAAATTATCTGTAACATtcacttccttctctcttcctccctttccccaTGTACATAAGAAATGGCCTTTACAAACATAGTGCTAAGACATGTAATTCCATCCACAGTTAGTAATTTATATCTTATTTAATATAGTTAAATTTGATGGTTAGTCCaggaaatattttctattatAAATCTGTTCATCTGTGCAGTATAGGTTACAATGCCATCTGCTGACTCAGCTCACCAATATTCATCTTAAGAAGTGTTTCATG is a window of Microcaecilia unicolor chromosome 2, aMicUni1.1, whole genome shotgun sequence DNA encoding:
- the C2H18orf25 gene encoding uncharacterized protein C18orf25 homolog isoform X1, producing MKMEAVGKVEEFLDSETPLKISEQNESAQTGERPLQLEMDNQKDGVQAVTDSTVLSMPCLLMELRRDSSESQLASTESDKPTTGQVYESDSSNHCMLSPSSSGHLADSDTLSSAEENEPCQTEAAITGDPTGVSGAAVGRKSRRSRSESETSTMAAKKNRQSNDKQNGRVAKVKGHRSQKHKERIRLLRQKREAASKKKYNLLQDSSTSDSDLTCDSSTSSSDDDEEVSGSSKTITADIPDGLPVAAHYDISDTNSDPEAVTVDTLLAAAAMQEHNNSVGIHDPGMTWRTRGLLEELNVDTGHLEPVFLASEKTSSATGQSNKEINIASSDSEVEIVGVQEHARFVHPRVGVIQRVSSWKQSSGSQFITTRQTQSWTAVTPQQNWSSPPEVVDLTLDEDNRRKYLL
- the C2H18orf25 gene encoding uncharacterized protein C18orf25 homolog isoform X3, with the translated sequence MKMEAVGKVEEFLDSETPLKISEQNESAQTGERPLQLEMDNQKDGVQAVTDSTVLSMPCLLMELRRDSSESQLASTESDKPTTGQVYESDSSNHCMLSPSSSGHLADSDTLSSAEENEPCQTEAAITGDPTGVSGAAVGRKSRRSRSESETSTMAAKKNRQSNDKQNGRVAKVKGHRSQKHKERIRLLRQKREAASKKKYNLLQDSSTSDSDLTCDSSTSSSDDDEEVSGSSKTITADIPGHLEPVFLASEKTSSATGQSNKEINIASSDSEVEIVGVQEHARFVHPRVGVIQRVSSWKQSSGSQFITTRQTQSWTAVTPQQNWSSPPEVVDLTLDEDNRRKYLL
- the C2H18orf25 gene encoding uncharacterized protein C18orf25 homolog isoform X2; translation: MKMEAVGKVEEFLDSETPLKISEQNESAQTGERPLQLEMDNQKDGVQAVTDSTVLSMPCLLMELRRDSSESQLASTESDKPTTGQVYESDSSNHCMLSPSSSGHLADSDTLSSAEENEPCQTEAAITGDPTGVSGAAVGRKSRRSRSESETSTMAAKKNRQSNDKQNGRVAKVKGHRSQKHKERIRLLRQKREAASKKKYNLLQDSSTSDSDLTCDSSTSSSDDDEEVSGSSKTITADIPADFSRAGGAAGATREIPGLLDRGTVWDRNCIGNVLEEAMNCFAEMQRQTEEKFRMWIEKLTRLDTDEESKQQLEPRESKMQLAGQRIPPSSQSSTFMQVPDSQVLPQQSYNTYVSYQNVDTTLEFPATFNNNFPPNFPENGNITEQDLNRS